acacatgtgtaagttaactcacacatgattttctggtagGCCCGttgccggaaagtcttagtgtttttacaacaaattcttgtatatcgtagtagatgatgaggtGGTGTCTAACTTACAAAAAAACACATGTTCTAAAATACGAGGTGATCCTAACATAACCTATCCCTgtctctctatctctctctatatatatatatcatctactCTACTATAATACTTTAGCTTTttattatctatctatctatcaatcATCTGCAAGCTAGCTAGGTATATATTTACTCATCATTTACAGTtcatgaaattttattttagtttagcTAGATCTTATAATAAATTTACATGTGATTAGTGTTAGAAGATAGCTACGTACGTACTGTATTAAATAGTAGCAATCATGTAAATGTGAGGTTGTGCATGATCGTAGGTGTATGTCATGTTTTTTCAGAAAAATACTACTACTTTTGGTATACTAGTATCATGTTTAGCCATATATGTGAACTTCAATTAGTTCTAACTAATTTATGATCAGTTTATTTACCCTTAATCACAggatatataatttgtttgcTCTTGATGATCATATGCATATGATAGACATATGCTTTTAATTATAGATGAGGTCGACATGTGGGCTTTGTTCATCGCAGGGTTTCTTCTATGTGGCCGCTGTAACTGGCTgtatctttgtcattttgaacATGAGTTTTACTGAGCCGCCTCCTCTGGATTCTGGTTAGTTTGTACGTACGTACGTAGTACTATTTACCGTAGTAGTCATTTGCATTTTCCGCTTGCTTAATTATATAAAGCAATAACAACCTTATTGATGGTCTTCTTGGAATTAATAATAGGTGTTGATTTAACAGCAAGCAGGGCAAGTAAGTTTGGGCCAACGTATGTAGTGGAACCTAAAGGCAAGCACCAGGCGACTATTGTCTGGCTGCATGGGCTTGGTGATGATGGCTCAAGGTAATATCATTTACATACGACAGAGTTGTTATAGACACAAAATTGTGTACATATCAGTTCCGCTTACATATCCCTTTCTTTATTTGGTTCTGTCCGTTCTGTTATATAACCTAATTCAAGTACGTGTTATGCTTTACTTTTTTTCTAAAGGGCAGCCTGATTACAGTAATAGCTTGTGTTTGATAATAAATTTCAATCATGTGCGACCTCTTTTTTAGATCATTCAGGGGAAATACCATTCAACAAATAGGCTAAAAGAGTACCTTAGTGCAGAATTGAAAATTTGTAGGAAAATGATGGGATGTTTTAAACCATAATCTGACTCTAGTTAGAAGGTTGAATTGTGATTTTTACACTTACCTTACCCCTCTGCCATCGTTTAAACTTGCAAGAGTATAAATCTTCCCGAGATGCATAGTTTTAACTTGAATTGCTGTTCATGGCATTTGAAGTAACTATCCGTAACTCTGGCTTACAGGTTTACTTCAATTGTTAATGCCAGATAATTATCTCTAGTCTGTCTGCAAATCATTAGAGAAAGGTGATCGGGATCCATGTTCTGTTTTTTCATCTACTTTTTACATGCAGCTGGTTGCAGCACTTGGAGCCTCTTCCTCTTCCAAATGTACGCATAAATTGCTAGACCATTATTCGTGTGGTCATATAACATTTTAGTTCTGTGGGATTGTGAGTCCTAATTACATAATACTGTAAGAAACAAAGCTACAACCCACAAAATGAAGAATGGATAGAAAAAAATGATAGATTTTTAAACTAAATATCAATTGAGGAGAACTGGTGGTCTCCTTGAACGTTGAGTAACCATGCTTCCTTTGTAAGATAAATTTCATGTCATGTCTTAGTTCAATACATTGCAGATCAAATGGATATTCCCTACTTCTCCTGCTCGGCCGTTTACTCTATTTGGCGGACTTCCAACAACTACATGTATGCTATACAATAGATGCTTTAATTTCCAAACATTAGTGTTTCTTCATTTAACATTGGTACTTCACCCATGCCAAATAGATGCAACGTTTTCTTCCCTGATCAATCCAAAATTACCCACTTTGCCATTAGTTGATTTTGTGAAACTTATACTGATAGATATGATTAAGGTCCGCTAAGCGATACTTTAGATATTTGACTACCAGTCAAATCTTCAATTGAATTTTCAGATCAAACCATCCACATTGAAGAAAGGGTATGCCCATGCATAACCTAAACTTCTTTAGTAatgtaaaatgtataaaaaagaataaaatcgTAGTGGTAATCGATACCCGGGTTTAAAAACCTGGGGTTATCACTGAACCAAACGTTGTATTTATCTTGAAACAGAGGGAGTATTATTTACTAATGGTGACGGACATCTTCACAGCCTGCAAAGTAAGCTTGTGTGCAACTTCAAAGGTAAAAAAGAAGTATCTTTGTTTTTACAGCATTCTGAAGCTGTAGGTGTCTTTTTTGCTTAAATAAAACTTGCTTGTTAGCTTATAACCAGAACTTGGTGTCATGGATGTTAGGGTTTGATGTCGTGGAAATGTCTGAAGATGCAACTCAAGATGTAGAAGGAATGGATGCTTCTGCAGCATATGTTTTGAGCTTGCTCTCCATTGAGCCTCAAGAAAGTAAGtatcttttttcttctctttttgcCTCTAGTGTTTTTTTGTGTGATATTTCTTGGCTTCTTGCCTTATTGCTAGATCGATGGGAACCACTTGATCCCATGTACCGCATTGTTACCTGCGAATCGCATGCTGAGTTTTGCATCGATGGTTAACTCCCATTCTCaacttgcctttggcaagaaTTGAACCTGCGTCCCTCAAGACACAGGCCCCCAAATGGCATCATGGTGGCCAACCCATCTAATAATTATAACTATTGAAATTAGTAAAATGCAGTAGTCATTTTTAGAGTAAAACATGAATAGAAAAGTGTTTTAAGGATGTTCCAACCAAAGCCGATTCATAGTATATATTACTCGTTTTGGCATGTTACTATCCataattatgttttgtttaacAAGTCAAATTCTTCGATGTTGCAGTCAAACTTGGTGTAGGAGGCTTTAGCATGGGTGCAGCAACTGCAATATACTCTGCAAGTTGCTTTGTCCGTGGAAAATTGGAAAACCACACTGGATCTCCTACCCATTTGGATGCAGTTGTTGGTCTTAGCGGTTGGCTTCCGTGTGCAAAGTTCGATCACTCTCCTTAACcactcttcttcttcttgacaTACCTAGAGGTGACAAATTGGTCAAGTCGGGTGGGTTTGGTAACGCATCAATTTAGGTCCAGAttaaattttaatgtttttttgcGTCTGGTTGAGCATTGACACCAATATTAGCAAATACTGTATTCTAGTATGGGCCAGCTTGACATGTACCTGTCcttttttactttcttataATTACATATGCCTACATAGTTGCAATAATACTCTAAATCTTTGAATATAGATGTTTTAGGAAGTTGCATGTGTTAGAGAAGTAGACTTTGCAGGATTTTCAAACCGTTCGACCCATTCACCTTATAGCTAATAAAGTTATTAGTCCTATTTGACCAGAAACACAACCCGAGTCCACCCATTTGTATAAGTAAATGGTTCCACTTGTCAACTCTAGACAAACTCGATGTTATTTAATCTGGGGGTTTTCTATGCAAGTGATCTAAGTAACGAGGTTGAAGGCAATGAAGTTGAAGGTCGTGCTGCCTTGCCCATTTTGCTCTGTCATGGCAGAggtataaaattttgaaatagtaTTTGGCTAATTGTTATGTAGCATCCAATTTTGTAGTAATGACAATGCAAATGAGCAGAAGGATATACAACATCTTATTATCACCATCAATAAAAGTTCTTTCACAATATAATGGCAGGAGATGATGTGGTTAATTTTCGATATGGAGAGAGATCGGCAGAGAAACTAACTTTAGCTGGCTTCGAAGACTTGACGTTCAAGTCCTTCAACTCGTATGGGATATCCTTCATCATACAACACTTCTTTCATCCAAATATTATAATATGAATATGGTGTACATGATACTTTGGTTAGCTACAtgcctacatatatatatatatatataaagttaggtATTTAAAGATTGGTTTTTAATTGTTCGGATTTAGTAATTTGGTGTTCTGTTCAACTTTGTTGTTCAGATGTTTTAGAAGTTGCAAAATGAATGTgttgatttaatatttatttcttGACGTTCCAGGCTTGGTCATAATGTAATACCAGAAGAAATGAATGAGGTTTCCATATGGCTAACTTCAAAACTAGAGCTCGAGGGGTGAGTTCTATATCTGGCCCGTTGATGAAGAGCCAACACGGTTGAAAAcgaatgaataaataaatggatatatatatatatagggggttGCATCAACCAAACAATCTACCTATATTCCAC
The sequence above is drawn from the Erigeron canadensis isolate Cc75 chromosome 4, C_canadensis_v1, whole genome shotgun sequence genome and encodes:
- the LOC122597568 gene encoding acyl-protein thioesterase 2-like, with protein sequence MRSTCGLCSSQGFFYVAAVTGCIFVILNMSFTEPPPLDSGVDLTASRASKFGPTYVVEPKGKHQATIVWLHGLGDDGSSWLQHLEPLPLPNIKWIFPTSPARPFTLFGGLPTTTWFDVVEMSEDATQDVEGMDASAAYVLSLLSIEPQEIKLGVGGFSMGAATAIYSASCFVRGKLENHTGSPTHLDAVVGLSGWLPCANDLSNEVEGNEVEGRAALPILLCHGRGDDVVNFRYGERSAEKLTLAGFEDLTFKSFNSLGHNVIPEEMNEVSIWLTSKLELEG